In one window of Nocardioides panacisoli DNA:
- a CDS encoding sensor domain-containing protein has protein sequence MSALLPRSSSLLHQMRPAESAPTRPSWQTALPFVLVAIAGLGSVFLPPYESDKAVELVIVAVGFFVALGLLAVAISRDERSWVDPAPAFLFFLIYAAARDAGGGADSGIAPIIVLPILWLALTGTRRDLIVSAVLTACVLGLPLLLIGAPAYPDSEWRRAVLWTAVAALIAPVIQRLVAELARHRSLAEEASSENEAILRGARQTKIISYDLDGIIRSYSAGAQELLGYAPETLIGKQGPEFLHDPDEVARVAAELGVEPGFAVFRTLAETRAPGRVWTYRTATGETLFMQLVVTELVDAAGERTGYLGVAIDVTAAERAERELAEAEGRWRTLLEHLPDTVVMMLDEDLVIRAVGGQSATKHGLQQQAIGRHLAEFSRPENMAVLRQLTADALEGHEGHAELVATSDGSEQEVLVSPLPDGTVEGAILLVARDVSRERARAREAEEARERAEGLFADAPHGVAVVRPDGTVVRANQSMGHLLGREAATLVGQPMDEYAGPGAESIAPHLHEAVRRSPALITADWSLRTTEGETIHVAISGRRLAGVADGDEDLVVVNVVDVSERLRYEQRLAHLADHDPLTGLANRRKFDEELQRHHEFCDRYGATGAILLLDLDQFKEVNDSLGHGAGDQLIISTAALLRTSVRGTDVVARLGGDEFAVLLTEGDRETAATVGAKLVDRIGSHTATLDSTRRNVTVSIGGVTFADAADSDADILSLADMMMYDAKEDGRNRCLVFDRSRYAQPRMGARMEWRSRIERALENDDFALHLQPIQDLHHGGIRSAEVLIRLADSDELVPPGRFLYIAERAGLAPALDAWVIRHSLPLLQRLRAIVPDFALEVNLSGHSIGEPLIERTITDELTRLGVDPSSLILEITETAAVADVEMARAFAERMSALGCKFALDDFGAGFGSFYYLKHLLFDYVKIDGEFVANCHRSAVDRLILHSIVGIAHDLGKQTVAEFVADPDILEVVGAEGVDLAQGFHIGKPVPYDEFVSVLDRSATTSTGATE, from the coding sequence ATGAGCGCATTGCTTCCGCGGAGTTCGTCGTTGCTCCACCAGATGCGGCCGGCGGAGTCCGCACCGACGCGGCCCAGCTGGCAGACCGCGCTTCCGTTCGTCCTGGTGGCGATCGCCGGCCTCGGCAGCGTCTTCCTGCCGCCGTACGAGAGCGACAAGGCCGTCGAGCTGGTGATCGTGGCGGTCGGCTTCTTCGTCGCACTCGGCCTGCTCGCGGTCGCGATCAGTCGTGACGAGCGATCGTGGGTGGATCCGGCGCCCGCGTTCCTGTTCTTCCTCATCTACGCCGCCGCCCGGGACGCCGGGGGAGGCGCGGATTCGGGGATCGCGCCCATCATCGTGCTGCCGATCCTCTGGCTGGCCCTCACCGGCACCCGGCGGGACCTGATCGTCAGTGCCGTCCTCACCGCGTGCGTGCTGGGCCTTCCGCTGTTGCTCATCGGCGCGCCGGCGTACCCCGACAGCGAGTGGCGGCGCGCCGTGCTCTGGACTGCCGTCGCAGCGCTCATCGCACCGGTCATCCAGCGGCTCGTGGCCGAGTTGGCACGCCATCGCTCCCTCGCCGAGGAGGCGAGCTCGGAGAACGAGGCCATCCTGCGTGGGGCACGCCAGACCAAGATCATCTCCTACGACCTCGACGGGATCATCCGCTCCTACAGCGCGGGGGCGCAGGAGCTGTTGGGCTACGCCCCCGAGACCCTGATCGGCAAGCAGGGACCCGAGTTCCTGCACGACCCGGACGAGGTGGCGCGGGTCGCCGCGGAGCTCGGCGTGGAGCCGGGGTTCGCCGTCTTCCGGACCCTCGCGGAGACCCGTGCCCCGGGACGGGTGTGGACCTACCGCACCGCCACGGGGGAGACGCTCTTCATGCAGTTGGTGGTCACCGAGCTGGTCGACGCGGCGGGGGAGCGCACCGGCTACCTGGGTGTGGCCATCGACGTGACGGCCGCCGAGCGCGCGGAGCGCGAGCTCGCCGAGGCCGAGGGCCGGTGGCGGACGCTGTTGGAGCACCTGCCCGACACGGTCGTGATGATGCTGGACGAGGACCTGGTGATCCGCGCGGTCGGTGGGCAGTCGGCGACCAAGCACGGCCTGCAGCAGCAGGCCATCGGGCGTCACCTGGCCGAGTTCTCCCGGCCGGAGAACATGGCCGTGCTGCGGCAGCTGACCGCGGATGCGCTCGAGGGCCACGAGGGCCACGCGGAGCTCGTCGCGACCTCGGACGGGTCCGAGCAGGAGGTGCTCGTCTCCCCGCTGCCCGACGGCACCGTCGAGGGCGCGATCCTGCTGGTGGCGCGTGACGTGAGCCGGGAGCGCGCCCGGGCGCGCGAGGCCGAGGAGGCGCGCGAGCGCGCCGAGGGGTTGTTCGCGGACGCACCGCACGGCGTGGCCGTCGTACGTCCCGACGGCACCGTGGTCCGCGCCAACCAGTCCATGGGCCACCTCCTGGGCCGCGAGGCCGCGACCCTGGTCGGACAGCCGATGGACGAGTACGCCGGCCCCGGCGCCGAGTCGATCGCGCCGCACCTCCACGAGGCGGTGCGGCGGAGCCCCGCGCTCATCACCGCCGACTGGAGCCTGCGCACCACCGAGGGCGAGACCATCCACGTCGCGATCAGCGGCCGCCGACTGGCCGGTGTCGCCGACGGGGACGAGGACCTGGTCGTGGTCAACGTGGTCGACGTCTCGGAGCGGCTGCGCTACGAGCAACGACTCGCCCACCTGGCCGACCACGACCCGCTCACGGGCCTGGCGAACCGGCGCAAGTTCGACGAGGAGCTGCAGCGCCACCACGAGTTCTGCGACCGCTACGGCGCGACCGGCGCGATCCTGCTGCTCGACCTGGACCAGTTCAAGGAGGTCAACGACTCCCTGGGGCACGGTGCCGGCGACCAGCTGATCATCTCCACCGCAGCCCTGCTGCGCACCTCGGTCCGGGGGACCGACGTGGTCGCGCGGCTCGGCGGCGACGAGTTCGCGGTCCTCCTCACCGAGGGCGACCGCGAGACCGCAGCGACGGTGGGCGCCAAGCTGGTCGACCGCATCGGCAGCCACACCGCGACTCTCGACAGCACCCGTCGCAACGTGACCGTCAGCATCGGCGGCGTCACCTTCGCCGACGCCGCCGACAGCGACGCCGACATCCTCTCGCTGGCCGACATGATGATGTACGACGCCAAGGAGGACGGCCGCAACCGCTGCCTGGTCTTCGATCGCTCGCGCTACGCCCAACCCCGGATGGGTGCCCGCATGGAGTGGCGCTCCCGGATCGAACGGGCGCTGGAGAACGACGACTTCGCGCTCCACCTGCAACCGATCCAGGACCTGCACCACGGCGGGATCCGGTCGGCCGAGGTGCTCATCCGGTTGGCCGACAGCGACGAGCTCGTCCCGCCGGGACGCTTCCTCTACATCGCCGAGCGTGCGGGACTGGCGCCCGCGTTGGACGCCTGGGTCATCCGCCACAGCCTGCCGCTGCTGCAGCGGCTGCGCGCGATCGTCCCCGACTTCGCCCTCGAGGTGAACCTGTCCGGGCACTCGATCGGCGAACCACTGATCGAGCGCACCATCACCGACGAGCTGACGCGGCTCGGGGTCGACCCCTCCTCGCTGATCCTGGAGATCACCGAGACGGCCGCGGTCGCCGACGTGGAGATGGCACGCGCGTTCGCCGAGCGGATGAGCGCCCTGGGCTGCAAGTTCGCCCTGGACGACTTCGGCGCCGGGTTCGGGTCCTTCTACTACCTCAAGCACCTGTTGTTCGACTACGTCAAGATCGACGGGGAATTCGTCGCAAACTGCCATCGCTCCGCGGTCGACCGGCTTATCCTGCACTCGATCGTGGGCATTGCCCATGACCTCGGCAAGCAGACCGTCGCCGAGTTCGTGGCCGATCCCGACATCCTCGAGGTGGTCGGCGCCGAAGGCGTCGACCTCGCCCAGGGGTTCCACATCGGCAAGCCCGTCCCGTACGACGAGTTCGTCAGCGTCCTCGATCGCTCTGCCACGACCTCGACAGGAGCGACGGAATGA
- a CDS encoding glycosyltransferase family 2 protein: protein MTSSGNAGIDRDEEERELLRDDVPHRPPSAWNRVVGIFVLGSSVLAAALLAIAVAPEATPPLQSRAREVSVGIWEVFYDTQAPSYRSVLAAVAFALLIAAGVAVLERRIANRYRRSYDRIATPLAPRIVMEATRNEFAGPVTITVLIPAHNEEDCIGATIASLESQEPPPHRIVVVADNCTDGTVGIAREAGVEVFETVGNTHKKAGALNQALEQMLPGQGDNDLLMVMDADTVLDAGFLAEAARRMTADRALMAVGGLFYGEDGKGVLGQFQRNEYTRYARELGRRRGRVFVLTGTASIFRPRALRTVAASRGVLIPGHHGEVYDTVALTEDNELTIALKSLGGLMVSPPGCTVVTEVMPSWRALWNQRLRWQRGALENLGAYGMTPQTFRYWSQQLGIAYGSIAVSTYLILILLMLLALDVWIWFPFWVGIGLVFTMERVLTVWKGGWRARILGATLFPEMGYALFLNVVFIKGVLDITLRRQASWKHVTTVGGRVVVVEED from the coding sequence ATGACCTCGTCCGGCAACGCCGGCATCGATCGAGACGAGGAGGAGCGCGAGCTGCTCCGCGACGACGTCCCCCACCGCCCGCCGAGTGCGTGGAACCGAGTGGTGGGCATCTTCGTGCTCGGGTCCTCGGTCCTGGCGGCGGCCCTGCTCGCGATCGCCGTCGCCCCGGAGGCGACGCCGCCGCTGCAGTCGCGGGCACGTGAGGTGTCGGTCGGGATCTGGGAGGTCTTCTACGACACCCAGGCGCCGTCGTACCGTTCCGTGCTCGCCGCCGTCGCGTTCGCGCTGCTGATCGCCGCCGGCGTGGCCGTCCTGGAGCGGCGCATCGCCAACCGCTACCGCCGCTCCTACGACCGGATCGCCACCCCACTCGCGCCGCGGATCGTCATGGAGGCCACCCGTAACGAGTTCGCCGGCCCGGTCACCATCACAGTGCTGATCCCGGCCCACAACGAGGAGGACTGCATCGGCGCGACCATCGCGTCGCTGGAGTCGCAGGAGCCGCCGCCGCACCGCATCGTCGTGGTGGCCGACAACTGCACCGACGGCACGGTGGGCATCGCCCGCGAGGCCGGTGTCGAGGTCTTCGAGACCGTCGGCAACACGCACAAGAAGGCGGGCGCGCTCAACCAGGCGCTGGAGCAGATGCTGCCCGGCCAGGGCGACAACGACCTGCTGATGGTGATGGACGCCGACACCGTGCTCGACGCGGGCTTCCTCGCCGAGGCCGCGCGGCGGATGACCGCCGACCGCGCGCTGATGGCCGTCGGGGGCCTGTTCTACGGCGAGGACGGCAAGGGCGTGCTGGGCCAGTTCCAGCGCAACGAGTACACCCGCTACGCCCGGGAGCTGGGCCGCCGGCGCGGTCGGGTGTTCGTGCTGACCGGCACCGCGTCGATCTTCCGCCCCCGGGCCCTGCGGACGGTGGCGGCGAGCCGCGGCGTCCTGATCCCGGGGCACCACGGCGAGGTCTACGACACCGTCGCGCTCACCGAGGACAACGAGCTGACCATCGCGCTGAAGTCGCTCGGCGGCCTGATGGTCTCGCCGCCGGGGTGCACCGTGGTGACCGAGGTGATGCCGTCGTGGCGCGCCTTGTGGAACCAACGGCTGCGGTGGCAGCGGGGTGCGTTGGAGAACCTCGGCGCCTACGGCATGACACCGCAGACGTTCCGCTACTGGTCCCAGCAGCTGGGCATTGCCTACGGCTCGATCGCGGTCAGCACCTACCTGATCCTCATCCTGCTCATGCTGCTCGCGCTCGACGTGTGGATCTGGTTCCCGTTCTGGGTGGGGATCGGCCTGGTGTTCACCATGGAGCGCGTCCTGACGGTGTGGAAGGGCGGCTGGCGCGCACGCATCCTCGGGGCGACGCTGTTCCCGGAGATGGGCTACGCACTCTTCCTCAACGTCGTGTTCATCAAGGGTGTCCTCGACATCACCCTGCGTCGCCAGGCGTCGTGGAAGCACGTCACCACCGTCGGCGGCCGCGTCGTCGTGGTGGAGGAGGACTGA
- a CDS encoding VanZ family protein, which produces MLHRHPFLSLVTSAYLAFVGWLTLTPQPLDAGDRAFILRVLAALHRRGYVEWLDYDRLEFLANIALFVPIGMFLLLFVGAGGWWIAALGSMAMTAFIETVQHRIPGRFPDDRDLFANTVGALIGIALALLLTLPATLRRRRHRREARATAGDRAP; this is translated from the coding sequence ATGCTGCACCGCCACCCGTTCCTGTCCCTGGTCACGAGCGCCTACCTGGCATTCGTGGGCTGGCTGACGCTGACGCCGCAGCCCCTGGACGCCGGAGACCGGGCGTTCATCCTCCGGGTGCTCGCGGCGCTGCACCGGCGGGGGTACGTCGAGTGGCTGGACTACGACCGACTGGAGTTCCTCGCCAACATCGCCCTGTTCGTGCCGATCGGGATGTTCCTGCTGCTCTTCGTCGGCGCCGGCGGGTGGTGGATCGCCGCACTCGGCTCGATGGCGATGACGGCGTTCATCGAGACCGTCCAGCACCGGATCCCGGGGCGGTTCCCCGACGACCGTGACCTGTTCGCCAACACCGTGGGCGCGCTGATCGGGATCGCGCTGGCGCTGCTGCTGACGCTGCCCGCGACGCTGCGCCGACGACGGCACCGCCGCGAGGCGCGCGCCACCGCTGGCGACCGCGCCCCGTAG